The DNA segment TAAAGCATGTAGTACATAGACCTAATATATCACTCTCTGTAtagtatatttatattgttgtaATAGTAGTGCTAAAAGAGATGCATGAGCATGTGTTCTTTGGTTTTATGTGTAGAAATTCTTATACTCATATTTTCGTATAACTGGTAAATTAATACATGTGTTATTACAACTATAATGCTTATTAATTTTGCTGtacaaatgatttttattttttccatagcatttttagattaatattgttaaaatattgtAGACATGCATTATTCCTTTTCTATTTCTTCGGAATTTATTCCACTTGACTTGAAATCATATTAATTTGTACTTCCGCCGGAAAAGGTACTCcaccacacaaacactttgattgcattttgtttttttaattcattttcagactGACAGAGAGTATTCAAGTACATGCTGCATGTGTCCGCCATCTGCTTCTCCTGCTTGCAGATTATCGGTATTTCTCGGACAGGGCACGGGCCAGAGCAGCCAGGAACTTGTCAATGGACACATGCACCTCGGGGGTGAAATCACTGGGGAACATGATGGCGAAGACCACCATCATGCAGTGAGCGAGAATCTGTGAAAAGACGATAATTGCATTTAGACCTACAGAGTACAAGACCCAATATCAATATGCTGAgaagctttctttctttctttctttaattagATCTTGaggagaaaatcaaaatgtgtgCATCATACCATTTATTCAAAATGAGTTAAACCTACCTTGAAGTTTGCGGGGTCCACTCGCAGAGTGAAGGCATGCAGCTCGCTGAGGCTTAAAAGACCCCCAGTGAGGTCGTCGATTTTACTCACAGCTTCTCCCACTCCAGCCATCACAGTTTCTCCGTGCTTCACCGCAGAAGCGGAGGTGGGGCTCTGGTCCTTCCAGTGGGAGAAGTAAGTCTTGGTTTGCGGGTACGCAATCAGCATcctgagttaaaaaaaatacataatatgatttttaaaaaaatgagtccGTGAGTAAATAGATGGATCTTTTTAAAACGAAGAAG comes from the Plectropomus leopardus isolate mb unplaced genomic scaffold, YSFRI_Pleo_2.0 unplaced_scaffold18103, whole genome shotgun sequence genome and includes:
- the LOC121964992 gene encoding hemoglobin subunit alpha-2-like produces the protein MSLSAKDKKVVREFWQKVSGSATEIGSDSVCRMLIAYPQTKTYFSHWKDQSPTSASAVKHGETVMAGVGEAVSKIDDLTGGLLSLSELHAFTLRVDPANFKILAHCMMVVFAIMFPSDFTPEVHVSIDKFLAALARALSEKYR